One window from the genome of Cyclobacterium amurskyense encodes:
- a CDS encoding SPOR domain-containing protein, whose protein sequence is MTFTKTLLLVIIATVFFNCSSKTIGGLTKEEYKSWKQQKKEMSPEAFKALVEDKDRIAQENNYLLEKMAHVEQKIADKQGEIDRLARQVMSMSTQNNQGANGNSESNIDEWQKGIVFKVQLAAFDEFDLRDLTENGSDLKIIDEEGYIKYVLGQFRDYKMADQFKKKLRKIGVKEAWIVPYKDGQRVPLKDVLTEVID, encoded by the coding sequence ATGACTTTTACCAAAACATTACTATTAGTAATAATCGCCACAGTTTTTTTTAACTGTTCCTCTAAAACTATTGGTGGGCTCACCAAAGAAGAGTATAAATCCTGGAAGCAACAAAAAAAGGAAATGAGTCCTGAAGCTTTCAAAGCCTTGGTTGAAGACAAGGACAGAATAGCACAAGAAAACAATTACCTTCTTGAAAAAATGGCCCATGTTGAGCAAAAGATCGCTGATAAACAAGGCGAAATAGATCGTTTGGCCCGTCAGGTAATGAGCATGAGTACTCAAAACAATCAAGGAGCAAATGGGAATTCAGAATCCAATATAGATGAGTGGCAAAAAGGCATTGTTTTTAAGGTACAATTGGCTGCTTTCGATGAATTTGACCTGAGAGACCTTACAGAGAATGGAAGTGATCTGAAAATCATTGATGAAGAAGGGTACATCAAGTATGTATTAGGCCAATTTAGAGACTACAAAATGGCAGATCAGTTCAAGAAAAAATTAAGAAAAATAGGCGTGAAAGAAGCCTGGATTGTTCCCTACAAAGACGGACAAAGAGTGCCTCTTAAAGATGTTCTCACTGAGGTGATCGACTAA
- the recJ gene encoding single-stranded-DNA-specific exonuclease RecJ — MDFRWKHKSKADSELVEYLSNEINVNPTLANVLVNRGIEDFQQAKEFFRPDLDKLHDPFLMKDMDNAVKRLHEAIENKEKILIYGDYDVDGTTSVALFYGFIKSFYDNVAFYIPDRYKEGYGISEKGVRYAAENNFGLVVSLDCGIKAMDKIALANELGVDFIICDHHTPGEILPQAIAVLDPKRSDCSYPFKELSGCGVGFKLVQAYTKFLGKNQNHLYAFLDLLVISIASDIVPISGENRILAYFGLERLNNNPRPGIKALILKGKLEKDINITDIVFKIGPRINASGRLEHAKASVELLIAKDLDEAVRRAELVEDVNAARKNFDENITREALEMIESRELEEGAFKSTVLFKEDWHKGVIGIVASRCIEKYYRPTIILTESNNKATGSARSVFDFNIYDAIEECSDLLEQFGGHKYAAGLTLAVENVPAFQEKFEAVVSERISEIHMKPILEIDDELILDQINYKFYNILKQMTPFGPGNPEPVFCTNQVYAENVRILKDKHLRFEIVQDGQSTKPVCIGFGFADYYELLNSKMRFNIAFELRENTFRNTSSLQLYVKDIKFD, encoded by the coding sequence ATGGACTTTAGATGGAAACATAAAAGCAAGGCAGATTCGGAATTAGTTGAATACCTAAGCAATGAAATCAACGTTAACCCGACATTAGCAAATGTCTTGGTGAATCGTGGCATTGAGGATTTCCAACAAGCAAAAGAATTTTTCCGTCCCGATTTGGACAAGCTCCATGATCCTTTCTTAATGAAGGACATGGACAATGCCGTAAAAAGGTTACATGAGGCTATAGAAAACAAAGAAAAAATACTTATTTACGGAGATTACGATGTAGATGGAACCACTTCTGTGGCATTATTTTATGGCTTTATAAAATCATTTTATGACAATGTAGCTTTTTACATCCCCGACAGATACAAAGAGGGTTATGGCATTTCCGAAAAAGGAGTGCGTTATGCAGCTGAAAACAATTTCGGCCTCGTTGTATCGTTGGATTGCGGAATTAAGGCCATGGATAAAATCGCACTGGCCAATGAACTAGGTGTAGATTTTATCATCTGCGACCACCACACACCTGGAGAAATACTCCCTCAGGCCATTGCCGTTTTAGACCCTAAACGTTCAGACTGCTCCTATCCCTTCAAAGAGTTAAGTGGATGTGGAGTAGGGTTCAAACTTGTACAGGCTTACACAAAGTTTTTGGGGAAAAATCAAAACCACCTTTATGCTTTCCTTGATCTTTTAGTGATCAGTATAGCCTCAGACATTGTCCCCATATCTGGGGAAAACAGAATCCTTGCCTATTTTGGTTTGGAAAGATTAAACAACAATCCCAGACCGGGAATTAAAGCCCTAATACTTAAAGGAAAATTAGAGAAAGACATTAACATTACAGATATTGTTTTCAAAATTGGCCCAAGAATAAATGCCTCCGGGAGATTAGAGCATGCAAAAGCCTCTGTAGAACTATTAATTGCTAAAGATTTAGACGAAGCAGTGCGAAGGGCTGAACTCGTAGAAGACGTAAATGCTGCGCGAAAAAATTTCGATGAAAACATCACTCGTGAGGCATTAGAAATGATTGAAAGCAGGGAATTGGAAGAAGGTGCTTTCAAAAGCACTGTTCTATTCAAGGAGGACTGGCACAAGGGAGTAATTGGCATTGTGGCTTCGAGGTGTATAGAAAAGTACTATAGACCGACCATTATACTTACTGAATCAAACAATAAAGCTACAGGTAGTGCGCGTTCTGTATTTGATTTTAATATCTACGATGCAATTGAAGAATGCAGTGACTTGCTCGAGCAGTTTGGTGGTCATAAATATGCTGCAGGACTTACCCTAGCTGTCGAAAATGTACCAGCATTTCAGGAGAAATTTGAAGCTGTAGTTAGCGAAAGGATAAGTGAAATTCACATGAAGCCTATATTAGAAATTGATGATGAGTTGATCCTTGATCAAATCAATTATAAATTTTATAATATCCTCAAGCAAATGACACCTTTTGGCCCTGGGAATCCCGAACCTGTCTTTTGTACCAATCAGGTTTACGCCGAAAATGTACGTATCCTAAAAGACAAACATCTCCGCTTTGAAATCGTTCAAGATGGACAAAGCACAAAGCCAGTTTGTATTGGCTTTGGCTTTGCTGATTATTATGAGTTATTGAATAGCAAGATGCGATTTAATATAGCATTTGAATTAAGAGAAAATACATTTAGAAATACGAGCAGTTTGCAGCTTTACGTAAAGGATATCAAATTTGATTAA
- the lptB gene encoding LPS export ABC transporter ATP-binding protein: MILKAEHLVKIYKKKKVVNDISVEVGQGEIVGLLGPNGAGKTTSFYMIVGLVKPNGGTVYLDNQDITPLPMYKRAKLGIGYLAQEASVFRKLTVEENIMAVLEMSKIPKKDQKEKVEELLEEFSLTHVRKNLGMVLSGGERRRTEIARALSVDPNFVLLDEPFAGVDPIAVEEIQTIVAKLKNKNIGILITDHNVNETLSITDRAYLMFEGRLLKAGTAEELAADEQVRKVYLGKNFELKRKI; encoded by the coding sequence ATGATATTAAAGGCAGAGCACCTAGTTAAAATATACAAGAAAAAGAAAGTAGTTAACGATATTTCTGTAGAAGTAGGACAGGGAGAAATTGTAGGCCTACTTGGACCAAATGGAGCAGGAAAAACCACCTCATTTTATATGATTGTGGGCCTCGTAAAACCAAATGGAGGAACTGTATACCTGGACAATCAGGACATTACCCCACTACCTATGTACAAAAGAGCGAAATTAGGTATAGGATACCTTGCTCAAGAAGCCTCTGTATTCAGAAAGCTTACTGTGGAGGAAAATATAATGGCCGTTCTGGAGATGAGTAAGATCCCCAAAAAGGATCAAAAGGAAAAAGTAGAAGAGCTTCTAGAGGAGTTTAGCCTCACCCATGTAAGAAAAAACCTTGGGATGGTACTCTCTGGCGGAGAAAGAAGGAGAACAGAAATTGCCAGGGCATTGTCAGTAGACCCGAACTTTGTGTTACTAGACGAGCCATTTGCAGGAGTAGATCCAATTGCTGTAGAGGAAATTCAAACCATCGTAGCCAAACTTAAAAACAAAAATATCGGCATCCTCATCACTGATCATAATGTGAATGAAACCTTATCCATTACCGACCGTGCCTATTTGATGTTTGAGGGAAGACTTCTGAAAGCAGGCACAGCCGAAGAACTCGCTGCAGATGAGCAGGTAAGAAAAGTTTATCTGGGGAAAAATTTCGAGCTGAAAAGGAAAATTTAA